Proteins encoded together in one Armatimonadota bacterium window:
- a CDS encoding RNA polymerase sigma factor — protein sequence MREETDSQLVARARDGDLSAFEAIVDRHRAALVALAAGRLGSLADAEDVAQDAFVRAFFRLHQLRDPQALLPWLRRLTERLALMRRRRRREDLVAPERLEQMRRDHMGPGRPDDDGRIAELLQQLPTAMRQTVTLTYLAGYTCAETAALLGIRAGTVKSRLSRARATLKEAFTMARKNLSEGKPEDEFTQQTIERLMAEARRLLEQGDIDAAGERAGEVVGMQVRARFDSGDDSSVKIDKEAVRIYALPRKEQRRKDCEANAAQYGYRLQDLDWEVADVDMMSGTLGKPTGKGKDWWGMPHSRMRLRIMDARDICRRLRCSPVTLLEWVQSGLPILRCWPFARFDLDRVRQWLKDKRITDWPKETDYDLDMPIRVIFKALHRRDLTPEQAEEVITDLGWGVWG from the coding sequence ATGCGCGAGGAGACCGATTCACAACTGGTGGCGCGTGCGCGCGACGGCGATCTGTCGGCCTTCGAGGCGATAGTTGATCGCCACCGCGCGGCGCTGGTGGCGCTGGCGGCGGGCCGGCTCGGCTCGCTGGCGGATGCGGAGGATGTGGCGCAGGATGCTTTCGTCCGCGCGTTCTTCCGCCTGCACCAACTGCGCGATCCGCAAGCGCTGCTGCCGTGGCTGCGCCGTCTCACCGAGCGCCTGGCGCTCATGCGGCGGCGCCGTCGCCGCGAAGACCTGGTGGCGCCCGAACGGCTTGAGCAGATGCGCAGGGATCACATGGGCCCGGGCCGGCCGGATGACGATGGTCGCATCGCGGAACTGCTGCAACAACTGCCGACGGCGATGCGGCAAACGGTTACGCTGACCTACTTGGCCGGCTACACCTGCGCGGAGACCGCGGCGCTACTGGGCATTCGTGCGGGAACGGTCAAGAGCCGCCTCAGCCGGGCGCGCGCGACTCTCAAGGAGGCATTCACGATGGCACGCAAGAATCTTAGCGAAGGCAAGCCCGAGGACGAGTTCACGCAGCAGACGATCGAACGCCTGATGGCCGAGGCGCGGCGGCTGCTGGAGCAGGGGGATATTGATGCGGCCGGCGAGCGCGCCGGCGAGGTGGTGGGAATGCAAGTCAGGGCGCGGTTCGACTCAGGGGATGACTCCAGCGTCAAGATCGACAAAGAGGCGGTGCGCATCTACGCGTTGCCTCGCAAGGAGCAGCGCAGGAAGGATTGCGAGGCGAATGCTGCACAATACGGCTATCGCCTGCAGGACCTCGACTGGGAAGTGGCCGACGTTGACATGATGAGCGGTACGCTCGGCAAGCCGACAGGCAAAGGCAAAGACTGGTGGGGAATGCCGCACAGTCGGATGCGCCTCAGGATCATGGACGCGCGCGACATTTGCCGGCGCTTACGATGCTCGCCGGTGACGCTGCTCGAGTGGGTGCAAAGCGGGCTTCCCATACTGCGCTGCTGGCCCTTCGCGCGCTTCGACCTCGACCGCGTTAGGCAGTGGCTGAAGGATAAGAGGATCACGGACTGGCCGAAGGAAACGGATTACGACCTTGACATGCCGATACGTGTCATCTTCAAGGCGCTCCATCGGCGCGACCTAACCCCAGAACAGGCTGAGGAGGTCATCACCGACTTGGGCTGGGGCGTCTGGGGTTAG
- the gatC gene encoding Asp-tRNA(Asn)/Glu-tRNA(Gln) amidotransferase subunit GatC, translated as MRLSQQEIEHIALLSRLKLTADERQRLTTQLNDIMGFFEQLGELDTSGVEPTSHVIPMHNVLRADEVRPSLPVEEALDNAPQRAGDTFRVPRVVE; from the coding sequence TTGCGCCTCAGCCAACAGGAAATCGAGCATATCGCCCTGCTCTCGCGGCTGAAGCTCACCGCCGACGAGCGCCAGCGATTGACTACCCAGCTCAACGATATCATGGGGTTTTTCGAGCAGCTCGGCGAGCTGGACACCTCCGGCGTCGAGCCGACCTCCCACGTCATCCCCATGCATAACGTCTTGCGCGCCGACGAGGTGCGACCGTCGCTGCCGGTCGAGGAAGCCCTCGATAACGCGCCGCAGCGGGCGGGCGACACCTTTCGCGTCCCGCGGGTGGTGGAGTAG
- the cooS gene encoding anaerobic carbon-monoxide dehydrogenase catalytic subunit, with protein sequence MAERQQRSIDAATQSALERAAEQGIETAWDRWDAMQPQCGFGGLGLCCRHCTMGPCRIDPFGLGPSVGVCGASADTIAARHLARMIASGVAAHSDHGRDVAHTMLLMAKGEAKDYQIKRESKLREVATYFGIEGADAKEPMALAREVAELAYAQFGQQEGELVPLRRAPKKRQQLWRKLGLWPRGVDREVVEIMHRTHMGVDNDYRNLVMAGIRTALADGWGGSMIGTDFEDIMLGCPTPIRAKVNLGVLAEDKVNIVVHGHEPMLSEMIVEASRDPELLKLAQEKGAQGIQLSGICCTANEILMRQGVPSAGNFLQQEVAITTGAVEAMIVDVQCLMPSLDEVTRCFHTKLITTSPKAKFPGVQHVEFEERRALEVAKEIVRIAIDNFPHRKPELVHIPQETMDLVAGFTAEYVFEMLGGRFRPSYRPLNDAIIAGRIRGVAGVVGCCNPNVLNESCHIAMVKELLRNDVLVVQTGCSATACAKFGLLQPEAAAEYAGKGLQEVCEAVGMPPVLHLGACVDNSRILIACCEMVKEGGLGEDLSDLPVAGAAPEWMSEKAVSIGMYVVGSGIFTVFGKPLPVLGSRALTEFLCGPELEDLVGARWAFEEDPIKAAALMMDHIDRKRAALKLRPMMYPTERDQRLAAVAA encoded by the coding sequence ATGGCTGAGAGGCAACAGCGCAGCATAGACGCGGCCACCCAGAGCGCGCTGGAGCGTGCGGCCGAGCAGGGCATCGAGACCGCCTGGGACCGCTGGGATGCGATGCAGCCCCAATGCGGATTCGGGGGCCTGGGGCTGTGTTGCCGCCACTGCACCATGGGGCCTTGCCGCATAGACCCCTTCGGCCTGGGCCCGTCGGTGGGGGTGTGCGGCGCCTCCGCCGACACCATCGCCGCCCGCCACCTGGCGCGCATGATCGCCTCCGGCGTCGCCGCCCACTCCGACCACGGCCGCGACGTCGCCCATACCATGCTGCTGATGGCGAAAGGCGAGGCCAAGGACTATCAGATCAAGCGCGAGAGCAAGCTGCGCGAGGTCGCGACCTACTTCGGAATCGAGGGCGCCGACGCCAAGGAGCCGATGGCGCTTGCCCGCGAGGTGGCAGAGCTGGCCTACGCCCAGTTCGGCCAGCAGGAGGGGGAGCTGGTACCCTTGCGCCGCGCGCCGAAGAAGCGCCAGCAACTGTGGCGCAAGCTCGGCCTGTGGCCGCGCGGGGTGGACCGCGAGGTGGTCGAGATCATGCACCGCACCCACATGGGCGTGGACAACGACTACCGCAACCTCGTCATGGCCGGCATCCGCACCGCCCTCGCCGACGGCTGGGGCGGCTCCATGATCGGCACCGACTTCGAGGACATTATGCTCGGCTGCCCGACCCCCATCCGCGCCAAGGTCAACCTGGGCGTGCTCGCCGAGGACAAGGTCAACATCGTCGTCCACGGCCACGAGCCGATGCTGTCGGAGATGATCGTCGAGGCCAGCCGCGACCCCGAGCTGCTCAAGCTCGCGCAGGAGAAAGGCGCCCAGGGCATCCAGCTTTCCGGCATCTGCTGCACCGCCAACGAGATCCTCATGCGCCAGGGCGTCCCCTCCGCCGGCAATTTCCTCCAGCAGGAGGTGGCGATCACCACCGGCGCCGTGGAAGCCATGATCGTGGACGTGCAGTGCCTGATGCCGTCGCTGGACGAGGTTACGCGCTGCTTCCATACCAAGCTCATCACCACCTCGCCCAAGGCCAAGTTCCCCGGCGTCCAGCACGTCGAGTTCGAGGAACGGCGCGCGCTGGAGGTGGCGAAGGAGATCGTGCGCATCGCCATCGACAACTTCCCTCACCGCAAGCCTGAACTGGTGCACATCCCGCAGGAGACGATGGACCTGGTGGCGGGATTCACGGCGGAGTACGTGTTCGAGATGCTGGGCGGGCGCTTCCGCCCCTCCTACCGGCCGCTCAACGACGCCATCATCGCCGGGCGCATCCGCGGGGTGGCGGGGGTCGTCGGCTGCTGCAACCCCAACGTGCTCAACGAGAGCTGCCACATTGCCATGGTCAAGGAGCTGCTGCGCAACGACGTGCTGGTGGTGCAAACTGGCTGCTCCGCGACTGCGTGCGCCAAGTTCGGGCTGCTGCAGCCGGAAGCGGCCGCCGAGTACGCGGGCAAGGGCCTGCAGGAGGTATGCGAGGCCGTGGGCATGCCGCCGGTGCTGCACCTTGGCGCATGCGTGGACAACAGCCGCATCCTCATCGCTTGCTGCGAGATGGTCAAGGAAGGCGGCCTGGGTGAGGACCTCAGCGACCTGCCGGTGGCCGGCGCCGCCCCCGAATGGATGAGCGAGAAAGCGGTGTCCATCGGCATGTACGTCGTCGGCTCGGGCATCTTCACCGTCTTCGGCAAGCCACTGCCGGTGCTGGGGTCGCGCGCGCTGACCGAGTTCCTGTGCGGGCCCGAGCTGGAGGACCTGGTGGGCGCGCGCTGGGCCTTCGAGGAGGACCCGATCAAGGCCGCCGCCCTGATGATGGATCACATTGACCGCAAGCGCGCGGCGCTCAAGCTGCGCCCGATGATGTACCCGACGGAGCGCGACCAGCGGCTGGCGGCGGTGGCGGCGTAG
- a CDS encoding DUF488 domain-containing protein encodes MPFVGAVREPPLHVADSQAVDEPRHRPAIFSLGTGTRSWEEFVGVLMAYGIEAVADVRSLPASRRFPHFQRDEMQQRLPQAGIEYHYLGRDLGGYRKGGYEAHTLTDEFARGVDELESLARAHRTAFFCAERAPWECHRRYIGAELAARGWHVIHIVDAGRTWEPSG; translated from the coding sequence TTGCCCTTCGTAGGGGCGGTTCGCGAGCCGCCCCTACATGTGGCTGACTCCCAGGCCGTTGACGAGCCCCGCCACCGCCCCGCCATCTTCTCCCTTGGCACCGGCACCCGGTCGTGGGAGGAGTTCGTCGGGGTACTCATGGCCTACGGGATCGAAGCCGTCGCCGACGTCCGCAGCCTCCCAGCCAGCCGACGCTTCCCCCATTTCCAGCGCGACGAAATGCAGCAGCGCCTGCCCCAGGCCGGCATCGAGTACCATTACCTGGGTCGCGATCTCGGTGGGTACCGCAAGGGCGGGTATGAGGCGCACACGCTGACCGACGAATTCGCCCGCGGCGTGGACGAACTGGAATCCCTTGCCCGCGCCCATCGCACCGCCTTCTTCTGCGCCGAGCGGGCGCCCTGGGAATGCCACCGCCGCTACATCGGCGCCGAGCTCGCCGCGCGCGGTTGGCATGTCATCCACATAGTTGACGCCGGGCGCACCTGGGAGCCTAGCGGCTGA
- a CDS encoding 4Fe-4S dicluster domain-containing protein, protein MAKEERRIHVDNARCMACRACEIACALRHSESGELAQAITERPLAHSCVVVRSSKGKNSPVQCMQCARPKCVEVCAPGALWKDEKTTLVVLDQSKCTGCGLCVEACPFDTIFVDEERGIAYKCDLCGGRPACVPACPTEARFFGTREEFRSREKVGSSK, encoded by the coding sequence ATGGCCAAGGAAGAACGACGAATCCACGTTGACAACGCCCGCTGCATGGCGTGCCGGGCGTGCGAGATCGCGTGCGCCCTGCGCCATTCCGAGTCGGGGGAGCTGGCGCAGGCGATCACGGAGCGGCCGCTGGCGCATTCATGCGTGGTGGTGCGCTCGAGCAAGGGCAAGAACTCGCCGGTGCAGTGTATGCAGTGCGCGCGCCCCAAGTGTGTCGAGGTGTGCGCGCCGGGGGCGCTGTGGAAGGACGAGAAGACGACGCTGGTGGTGCTAGACCAGTCCAAGTGCACCGGGTGTGGATTATGCGTCGAGGCCTGTCCCTTCGACACCATCTTCGTGGACGAGGAGCGCGGGATCGCCTACAAGTGCGATCTCTGCGGCGGCCGGCCGGCGTGCGTTCCGGCCTGCCCGACCGAGGCGCGCTTCTTCGGCACGCGCGAGGAGTTCCGCTCGCGCGAAAAGGTGGGCAGCAGCAAGTAG